The following proteins are encoded in a genomic region of Pyrus communis chromosome 11, drPyrComm1.1, whole genome shotgun sequence:
- the LOC137707783 gene encoding ribonuclease S-4, producing the protein MGNTGMIYMFTMVFSLIVLILSSSTVGYDYFQFTQQYQPAVCNSNPTPCNDRPEKLFTVHGLWPSNKKGPDPEKCKNIQMNSQKIGNMAAQLEIIWPNVLNRTDHVGFWEREWLKHGTCGYPTIRDDMHYLKTVIKMYITQKQNVSAILSKAMIQPNGQNRSLVDIENAIRSGTNNTKPKFKCQKNTRTTTELVEVTLCSDRDLTKFINCPQPQQGSRYLCPADVQY; encoded by the exons ATGGGAAATACGGGGATGATATATATGTTTACAATGGTATTTTCATTAATAGTATTAATATTGTCTTCGTCAACGGTGGGATACGATTATTTTCAATTTACGCAGCAATATCAGCCGGCCGTATGCAACTCTAATCCTACTCCTTGTAACGATCGTCCTGAAAAATTGTTTACGGTTCACGGTTTGTGGCCTTCAAACAAGAAGGGACCTGACCCAGAAAAATGCAAGAATATACAAATGAATTCTCAGAAG ATAGGAAATATGGCAGCCCAGTTGGAAATTATTTGGCCGAACGTACTCAATCGAACCGATCATGTAGGCTTCTGGGAAAGAGAGTGGCTCAAACATGGCACCTGCGGGTATCCCACAATAAGGGACGACATGCATTACTTAAAAACAGTAATCAAAATGTACATAACCCAGAAACAAAACGTCTCTGCAATTCTCTCGAAGGCGATGATTCAACCGAACGGGCAAAACAGGTCATTGGTGGATATTGAAAATGCCATACGCAGTGGTACCAACAATACGAAACCAAAATTCAAGTGCCAAAAGAATACTAGGACGACGACTGAATTAGTTGAGGTCACTCTTTGCAGTGATAGAGACTTAACGAAGTTCATAAATTGCCCCCAACCACAACAAGGATCACGATATCTCTGCCCCGCCGATGTTCAGTATTAA